In the Peptoclostridium acidaminophilum DSM 3953 genome, one interval contains:
- a CDS encoding ABC transporter permease: MKKLASTGSNLLPGAFIVLLVVLWEVFIKISGIPKYLLPAPSGIIRALIDSRDVLLLHTKTTVIEASIGYIISIIIAVSVSASMNRWQSVKRTLYPVLVISQTVPIIVLAPLIMIWLGFGMLPKIAIVVLTCFFPIAVSVTEGLETVDEDIISMMKVMGANSWQIFAKVKLPAIMPSFFSGLKIAATYSIMGAVIAEWIGAQSGLGVYMTRAMHSFHTEALFADILIIVLLSIGVFEFINFMGRKIMPWNK; the protein is encoded by the coding sequence ATGAAAAAATTGGCAAGTACAGGAAGTAATCTGCTGCCTGGAGCATTCATAGTGCTGCTAGTTGTTTTGTGGGAGGTGTTCATAAAGATATCGGGAATTCCCAAGTATCTGCTGCCTGCTCCCTCCGGAATAATAAGAGCGCTTATAGATTCAAGGGATGTTTTGCTTTTGCATACAAAGACAACTGTGATTGAAGCGTCAATAGGCTACATAATTTCAATAATAATAGCGGTATCTGTTTCGGCTTCGATGAACAGATGGCAGTCTGTAAAGAGGACTTTATATCCGGTGCTTGTAATATCGCAGACGGTGCCAATAATAGTGCTGGCGCCACTCATAATGATATGGCTGGGATTTGGAATGCTGCCAAAGATTGCAATAGTTGTGCTGACCTGCTTTTTCCCCATAGCTGTCAGCGTGACGGAGGGTCTCGAGACCGTAGACGAGGACATAATAAGCATGATGAAAGTGATGGGTGCAAACAGCTGGCAAATATTCGCAAAGGTAAAGTTGCCGGCCATAATGCCTTCGTTTTTCTCGGGACTTAAGATAGCTGCCACATACAGCATAATGGGCGCAGTTATAGCGGAGTGGATAGGGGCTCAAAGCGGCCTTGGGGTATACATGACAAGGGCAATGCATTCCTTCCATACTGAAGCGCTGTTTGCCGACATACTTATAATAGTTTTGCTCAGCATAGGCGTGTTCGAATTTATAAACTTCATGGGCAGAAAAATAATGCCTTGGAACAAGTAG
- the nth gene encoding endonuclease III: MNSEHILEILASEYPDAKCELSHNTPFELLVATILSAQCTDVRVNIITSDLFKMYNKPDDFASMELEKLEELIRSCGFYKNKAKNIIGASQMIIESFAGNVPDRIEELLKLPGVGRKTANVVLSNAFSKPAIAVDTHVFRVSKRIGLASGNTPDEVERELMKAIPVSMWSLAHHLLIFHGRRRCAARKPLCEGCCISQFCKYYNKGRKQS, encoded by the coding sequence GTGAATTCAGAACATATATTGGAAATACTTGCAAGTGAATATCCCGACGCAAAGTGCGAGCTAAGCCACAATACTCCATTCGAGTTGCTTGTGGCTACGATACTCTCCGCCCAATGCACTGATGTAAGGGTGAACATTATAACGAGCGACCTTTTTAAGATGTACAACAAGCCGGATGATTTTGCATCTATGGAGCTTGAGAAACTCGAGGAGCTCATAAGGAGTTGCGGATTTTACAAGAATAAGGCAAAAAACATAATAGGTGCATCTCAGATGATAATAGAAAGTTTTGCAGGCAATGTCCCTGACAGGATCGAAGAGCTTTTAAAGCTGCCCGGCGTAGGCAGAAAAACAGCAAATGTAGTCTTAAGCAATGCGTTTTCAAAGCCGGCGATAGCTGTTGATACTCATGTTTTTAGGGTTTCAAAGAGAATAGGCCTGGCATCCGGCAACACTCCAGACGAGGTTGAAAGGGAGCTTATGAAAGCAATACCAGTGAGTATGTGGTCACTTGCACACCATCTGCTTATATTTCATGGAAGAAGAAGATGCGCAGCGAGAAAGCCGCTGTGCGAAGGGTGCTGCATAAGTCAATTCTGCAAATACTATAACAAAGGGAGGAAACAGAGTTGA
- a CDS encoding DUF2225 domain-containing protein, translated as MNGNIEELYDKQVYCPVCNEKFSTKKLRRSAMRVQSTDADFCVHYNSENPYFYALWVCRKCGYVEFENRFESISKAGADKIKKEVTPKWTPRDYGGKRDIAQAMQIYKLALYQAELLQKEYSNKAVLCLMIAWLYRYENDTASETRFMKSALELYAKAYSAEDFPIGGMDSAKLSYLIGELNRRCGNFRESIKWFDKAINDPNVKKSIHIKKKAREQWHKAAEYYKAAKPAE; from the coding sequence TTGAACGGTAACATTGAAGAACTATACGATAAACAGGTATATTGTCCGGTGTGCAATGAAAAATTCAGCACAAAGAAGCTCAGGCGTTCAGCTATGAGAGTCCAGAGTACCGATGCGGACTTTTGCGTTCACTACAATTCGGAAAACCCATATTTTTATGCACTCTGGGTGTGCAGGAAATGCGGTTATGTTGAGTTTGAAAACAGGTTTGAAAGCATAAGCAAAGCAGGGGCAGACAAAATAAAAAAAGAGGTTACGCCCAAATGGACTCCAAGAGATTATGGAGGCAAAAGAGATATAGCACAAGCCATGCAAATATACAAGCTGGCGCTGTATCAGGCGGAGCTTCTTCAAAAGGAATATTCTAACAAGGCCGTACTGTGCCTTATGATAGCATGGCTTTACAGGTATGAAAACGACACTGCGAGCGAAACGAGATTCATGAAATCTGCGCTTGAGCTTTATGCTAAAGCATATTCGGCTGAAGATTTCCCAATAGGCGGTATGGATTCAGCAAAGCTTTCATACCTCATAGGGGAGTTAAACAGAAGATGCGGAAATTTTCGGGAGTCGATTAAATGGTTTGACAAAGCGATTAACGACCCAAATGTAAAAAAATCAATTCATATAAAAAAGAAAGCCAGAGAGCAGTGGCATAAAGCTGCAGAGTATTACAAGGCGGCAAAGCCTGCCGAATAA
- a CDS encoding ArsR/SmtB family transcription factor has protein sequence MKDILVLRDIDEIKAVSHPYRLEIMEAFDNEPLSAKQLSEILGEPHAKVNYHIKTLLAAGILELVEERVKSGIIEKYYLPKAKMVVIDKSILNKSMENNDSEVTQTLNQASISLFEKVSGDFFRAAENTEIHSKHIIMHNEYYLAEDEAKELMETFSAKLKEIMASREKAEDKKLRPYNIVFMAIPDLRREKKISKE, from the coding sequence GTGAAGGACATACTTGTTCTTAGGGATATAGATGAGATAAAAGCGGTATCCCACCCATACAGGCTTGAAATTATGGAGGCGTTTGACAATGAGCCGCTGTCGGCAAAGCAGCTTTCGGAGATATTGGGAGAGCCTCATGCTAAGGTGAACTATCATATAAAAACATTGCTTGCCGCAGGAATACTAGAGCTTGTTGAAGAAAGGGTAAAGTCAGGCATAATCGAAAAATATTACCTGCCGAAGGCCAAAATGGTTGTCATAGACAAGAGTATACTCAACAAGAGCATGGAAAACAATGACAGCGAGGTTACGCAGACACTGAATCAGGCATCCATATCTCTATTTGAAAAAGTAAGCGGAGATTTCTTTAGAGCGGCAGAAAATACGGAAATTCACTCAAAGCACATTATAATGCACAATGAATATTACCTTGCCGAAGATGAGGCAAAGGAGCTTATGGAGACTTTCAGCGCAAAGCTCAAGGAGATAATGGCTTCAAGGGAAAAGGCTGAAGATAAAAAACTTAGACCTTACAACATAGTATTCATGGCTATTCCGGATCTTAGAAGAGAAAAGAAAATATCTAAAGAATAA
- a CDS encoding TetR/AcrR family transcriptional regulator, with the protein MQFADTKWKIIHASRKVFAEKGFHNAKMEDIADEAGVGKGTIYDYFSSKKELFETMIKEMAMGFRKLIQENISEDMDFDEKLKALARVKFEIIKNHKDIENLVFKNFSNFDESLMGWLEKIRNEMLEYFEGVMQEGIDSGRIKDINPKYATLMYIGGLHFLSHYICHMEDADYEKEKESALDTFLSIMFKGLEKKCL; encoded by the coding sequence ATGCAATTTGCCGATACAAAATGGAAAATAATTCATGCAAGCCGTAAGGTGTTTGCTGAAAAAGGCTTCCACAATGCAAAAATGGAAGACATAGCAGATGAAGCTGGAGTCGGCAAGGGAACCATATACGATTATTTTTCAAGCAAAAAAGAGCTGTTTGAAACCATGATAAAAGAGATGGCAATGGGCTTTAGAAAGCTGATTCAGGAAAATATATCAGAGGATATGGATTTTGACGAAAAGCTAAAAGCATTGGCGCGCGTCAAATTCGAAATCATAAAGAATCACAAGGATATAGAAAATCTTGTATTCAAGAATTTTTCGAATTTTGATGAGAGTCTTATGGGCTGGCTGGAAAAAATACGAAATGAAATGCTGGAATATTTTGAGGGAGTCATGCAGGAAGGTATAGATAGCGGCAGGATTAAAGACATAAATCCCAAGTATGCGACGCTGATGTATATAGGTGGTTTGCATTTCTTGAGCCACTACATCTGCCATATGGAGGATGCCGACTATGAGAAAGAAAAAGAGAGCGCGCTTGATACTTTTTTAAGCATCATGTTCAAGGGGCTGGAAAAGAAATGTTTGTAG
- a CDS encoding ABC transporter ATP-binding protein, whose protein sequence is MRNVHKDFSMDEEYLKVLDDINIEVSEGEFISIIGPSGCGKSTIFHILTKLVDGYEGEVEIDGMPLSDYEKRIGYMHQKDLLMPWRTVIDNVIIPLEIQGEKKSKAREKVKELLPVFGLDGFENVYPNELSGGMRQRAALLRTVLVDSDIMLLDEPFGALDAINRTAMQNWLLDIWSKFERSVMFITHDIEEAIFLSDRVYVLTQRPARVLQEIKIDFERPRTKEILISQKFLEYKKILMNSL, encoded by the coding sequence ATGAGGAATGTGCATAAGGATTTTTCCATGGACGAAGAATACCTTAAGGTGCTTGACGATATTAACATTGAAGTCTCCGAAGGTGAATTCATATCCATAATAGGACCCAGCGGCTGCGGCAAGTCCACAATATTTCACATACTTACAAAGCTAGTAGACGGCTACGAGGGTGAGGTGGAAATAGACGGCATGCCTCTTTCGGACTACGAAAAGCGGATAGGCTACATGCATCAAAAAGATCTGCTCATGCCATGGAGAACCGTTATAGACAATGTCATAATACCGCTTGAAATACAGGGCGAAAAAAAAAGCAAGGCAAGAGAAAAGGTCAAAGAGCTGCTGCCGGTGTTTGGATTGGATGGCTTTGAAAATGTTTATCCCAATGAACTTTCAGGCGGAATGAGGCAAAGGGCTGCGCTTCTTAGAACGGTGCTGGTAGACAGCGACATAATGCTGCTTGACGAACCCTTTGGAGCGCTTGACGCCATCAACAGGACTGCAATGCAAAACTGGCTGCTTGACATATGGAGCAAGTTCGAAAGAAGTGTAATGTTTATAACCCACGACATAGAAGAGGCGATATTCCTCTCGGACAGGGTATATGTCCTCACGCAAAGGCCGGCCAGGGTGCTGCAGGAGATAAAAATCGATTTTGAAAGGCCAAGGACAAAAGAAATCCTGATAAGCCAGAAATTTTTGGAATACAAGAAAATACTGATGAATTCTTTGTAG
- a CDS encoding DegV family protein — MDIKIISDSLADIPQETARALDIEVMPLTIIFDDAQYEDGVEITPAEMYKKIEASGKLPTSSQVTPQKFEEAFRKYVNEGYTVIYIGSSSRASGTFQSALVAKNAVGSEEVHVFDTYLLSYASGMIAVEAARMAKEGKNPEQILKRSQSMKERMGCLFTVDTLDYLKRGGRLSATKAAIGTILNVKPLLTLEDGIVKHLKNVRGTKKALEEMLDIIISEAGESPEQITISHGLDMELFSNLQDMAAERMDMDRIQTSQIGAVIGIHTGPSVAAAFYLKK, encoded by the coding sequence ATGGATATTAAGATTATTTCAGACAGCCTAGCAGACATACCGCAAGAGACAGCCAGGGCGCTTGACATTGAAGTAATGCCACTGACCATAATATTTGATGATGCTCAGTATGAGGATGGAGTTGAAATCACTCCGGCAGAAATGTACAAAAAAATCGAAGCATCAGGCAAGCTGCCCACTTCATCTCAAGTAACACCACAGAAATTTGAAGAAGCCTTCAGGAAATATGTGAATGAAGGCTACACCGTAATATATATAGGTTCCTCATCAAGGGCTTCGGGCACTTTCCAGTCTGCACTGGTTGCAAAAAATGCGGTAGGCAGTGAAGAGGTACACGTTTTTGACACATACCTTTTAAGCTATGCCAGCGGAATGATTGCAGTCGAGGCTGCCAGAATGGCCAAGGAAGGCAAGAATCCAGAGCAGATACTGAAAAGGTCGCAGAGCATGAAGGAACGCATGGGGTGCTTATTTACAGTAGACACGCTTGACTATCTAAAGCGAGGAGGCAGGCTTTCTGCAACAAAAGCCGCAATAGGCACAATACTAAATGTAAAGCCCTTGTTGACACTCGAAGATGGAATAGTAAAGCACCTTAAGAATGTAAGGGGGACAAAAAAGGCTCTTGAAGAGATGTTGGATATCATCATATCGGAAGCGGGAGAATCTCCCGAGCAGATAACGATTTCTCATGGACTTGATATGGAACTGTTCTCGAATTTGCAGGATATGGCGGCCGAGCGCATGGACATGGATAGAATTCAGACATCACAGATAGGGGCTGTAATAGGGATACATACAGGACCAAGCGTAGCAGCAGCTTTTTATCTTAAAAAATAA
- a CDS encoding VanW family protein, which translates to MNKKLLIAIIGIVLALPIITISTIHHSFGNSGLIAKGVYIDKVYVGEMDKIAAAKAVEGKYSIDKLELTHGEKTYEITPQELGFKIDTEKAVGKAYIYGRESVMEYIGSLTGKSLHIKLNSEYSPELVASVVGNISKDIDYSPKDATIRISGGKASFTREADGLEVEKEKLTGMIESVLRYESAEKSMQIPTNVLSAAIKYDQIKGISTVLAAHSTKYNASNAERSENLRVASSSVSGHVVMPGDVFSLNAVTGKRSIQNGYKMAPIIVKGKIEDGLGGGVCQVSTTLYNAVIRTGLDIVERRNHSIPSSYADMGLDATVSYGSIDFKFKNTLKNPVYINIAPYGGTITAQIYGYPEDRRIVKIETQLIEKIERGVETKYDAQLAEGKQRIEDSGRDGFKVKAYRTFIDGSGKKQQLSSDYYPPAKKVIVIGTKKAEAQENQEQTEAAESHTNL; encoded by the coding sequence TTGAATAAAAAGCTGCTTATTGCAATAATAGGCATAGTCCTAGCCCTGCCCATAATAACAATTTCTACGATCCACCATTCTTTTGGCAATTCAGGACTCATAGCAAAGGGCGTATATATAGACAAGGTATATGTGGGAGAAATGGACAAAATTGCGGCGGCAAAGGCCGTTGAAGGAAAGTATTCGATAGACAAGCTTGAACTCACGCATGGCGAAAAGACATATGAAATAACGCCGCAGGAGCTGGGCTTCAAAATAGACACTGAAAAAGCGGTCGGCAAGGCATATATATACGGCAGAGAAAGTGTAATGGAGTATATTGGATCGCTCACAGGCAAGAGCCTGCATATAAAGCTGAATTCGGAGTATTCTCCCGAGCTTGTAGCAAGTGTTGTGGGTAATATTTCAAAGGACATAGACTATTCTCCAAAGGATGCGACCATAAGGATATCCGGCGGCAAAGCCAGCTTCACAAGGGAAGCAGACGGGCTTGAGGTTGAAAAGGAGAAGCTCACGGGTATGATAGAATCTGTACTCAGATACGAATCTGCAGAAAAATCAATGCAGATACCAACAAATGTGCTGAGCGCCGCAATAAAGTATGACCAGATAAAAGGCATAAGCACAGTGCTTGCAGCCCATTCCACAAAGTACAATGCTTCAAACGCGGAAAGGTCTGAGAATCTAAGGGTTGCTTCAAGCAGCGTTAGTGGGCATGTTGTAATGCCCGGAGATGTTTTTTCGCTCAATGCGGTTACAGGCAAAAGAAGCATTCAAAACGGATACAAGATGGCGCCTATCATAGTAAAGGGCAAGATTGAAGACGGCCTTGGCGGAGGGGTTTGCCAGGTGTCCACGACTCTTTATAATGCAGTAATCAGGACGGGCCTTGATATTGTGGAAAGAAGAAACCATTCTATTCCTTCTTCGTATGCAGACATGGGGCTTGATGCTACAGTTTCCTACGGAAGCATAGATTTCAAGTTCAAAAATACTCTCAAAAATCCAGTGTATATAAACATAGCTCCTTATGGAGGCACAATCACAGCCCAGATATATGGATATCCTGAAGACAGGAGAATTGTTAAGATTGAAACGCAGTTGATTGAAAAAATAGAAAGAGGAGTTGAAACAAAATACGACGCCCAACTTGCGGAAGGCAAGCAGCGTATAGAGGACAGCGGAAGGGACGGCTTCAAGGTCAAGGCGTACAGGACATTTATTGATGGTAGCGGCAAAAAACAGCAGCTCTCCAGCGATTACTACCCTCCTGCTAAAAAGGTGATAGTTATAGGGACTAAGAAGGCGGAGGCGCAGGAAAACCAGGAGCAAACTGAAGCAGCAGAGTCACATACCAATTTGTAG
- a CDS encoding deoxyribonuclease IV: MLVIGPHISIAKGFSKAAETAISIGANTFQFFTRNPRGASVKALDQKDVEKFQALRVEHDMGPFLAHCPYTMNLASSKADIVELGKRMLREDIERMDLLGIEYMCFHPGSHTGDGEDVGLERIIDALNSVIRGDEKVWVLLETMSGKGSEVGYTFEQLRRIIDGVEKSDRLGICFDTCHTFSAGYDIIGDLDGVLEKFDSIIGLDRLKAVHFNDSLKEFASRNDRHANIGEGLIGLEGLSSFMNHPKIKNLPLFLETPGEPDVHKKEIELLRSLYSE, encoded by the coding sequence ATGCTGGTCATAGGACCCCATATTTCAATAGCAAAAGGATTTTCAAAGGCAGCAGAAACTGCAATATCTATTGGAGCAAATACATTCCAGTTTTTCACAAGGAATCCTCGAGGAGCTTCTGTAAAGGCTCTTGACCAAAAGGACGTCGAGAAATTTCAGGCGCTCAGGGTTGAACATGACATGGGACCGTTTCTGGCCCATTGCCCTTACACTATGAATCTTGCCAGCAGCAAGGCCGACATAGTGGAGCTGGGCAAGAGGATGCTTAGAGAGGACATAGAGAGAATGGACCTTCTGGGCATTGAATACATGTGCTTTCATCCCGGCAGCCACACAGGTGACGGCGAGGATGTAGGGCTGGAAAGGATAATAGATGCCCTGAATAGCGTGATAAGAGGAGACGAAAAAGTATGGGTGCTCCTTGAAACAATGTCAGGCAAGGGGAGTGAAGTTGGATACACATTCGAGCAGCTAAGGAGAATAATAGACGGCGTAGAAAAAAGCGACAGGCTTGGAATATGCTTTGACACATGTCACACATTTTCTGCAGGCTATGACATAATCGGCGATCTCGATGGTGTGCTTGAAAAATTTGACAGCATAATAGGTCTGGACAGGCTCAAGGCAGTGCATTTCAACGATAGTCTCAAGGAGTTCGCATCAAGAAATGACAGGCACGCCAACATAGGAGAGGGCCTTATAGGCTTAGAAGGCCTTTCGAGCTTCATGAACCACCCCAAAATTAAAAATCTGCCGCTTTTCCTTGAAACACCCGGAGAGCCGGATGTGCACAAAAAGGAGATCGAACTGCTCAGAAGCCTGTATAGCGAGTAG
- a CDS encoding ABC transporter substrate-binding protein, whose product MKKFISIMLSAVLAFSMLSGCAKEEPKDEGKLQKVVVTLDWTPNTNHTGLYVAKDKGYYEEAGLDVQIIQPGEGTADQLVAANKAQFGVSYQESVTLARLENVPVVSIAAVIQHNTSGFASVKDKGIVTPKDYEGKRYGGWGSPIEKATLKALMDKYGGDVEKVQILTTGATDFFASSEKDVDFAWIFEGWTGIEAKLKGIELNYIDLGKENEALDYYTPVLITNENNIKNNPELVEKFMTATSKGYESAIENPGEAAQILLDNAPELNPELVKASQEFLSTKYKDDADVWGYQKETVWQKYTDWLFDNKLIESKIEVSKAFTNDFLPQKAK is encoded by the coding sequence ATGAAAAAGTTTATTTCAATTATGCTTTCGGCAGTGCTAGCGTTCTCAATGCTCTCAGGTTGTGCCAAAGAGGAGCCAAAAGATGAGGGCAAGCTTCAAAAGGTTGTAGTGACTCTTGACTGGACTCCAAATACAAACCATACGGGTCTTTATGTGGCAAAGGATAAAGGCTACTATGAGGAAGCAGGCTTGGATGTCCAGATAATACAGCCGGGCGAGGGAACAGCAGACCAGCTTGTGGCGGCCAACAAGGCTCAGTTCGGCGTCAGCTATCAGGAATCTGTGACGCTTGCAAGACTTGAAAACGTTCCCGTGGTATCAATAGCCGCAGTGATACAGCACAACACCTCGGGCTTTGCCTCGGTGAAGGACAAGGGGATTGTGACTCCAAAGGATTATGAAGGCAAAAGGTATGGAGGATGGGGCTCTCCTATAGAAAAAGCCACACTCAAAGCGCTGATGGACAAATACGGCGGAGACGTTGAAAAGGTTCAGATTCTAACAACTGGCGCCACAGACTTTTTTGCATCAAGCGAAAAAGATGTCGACTTTGCTTGGATATTCGAAGGTTGGACAGGCATAGAGGCCAAGCTAAAGGGGATAGAGCTTAACTACATCGATCTTGGCAAAGAGAACGAAGCGCTTGACTACTATACTCCTGTGCTAATAACAAACGAGAACAACATCAAAAACAATCCCGAGCTTGTAGAAAAATTTATGACGGCTACTTCGAAAGGATATGAAAGCGCAATAGAGAATCCGGGTGAAGCTGCGCAGATACTGCTCGATAATGCTCCGGAGCTGAATCCAGAACTTGTAAAGGCAAGTCAGGAATTCCTGAGTACCAAATACAAGGATGATGCGGACGTTTGGGGATATCAGAAGGAGACGGTATGGCAAAAATATACAGACTGGCTTTTTGACAACAAGCTCATTGAGAGCAAAATCGAAGTCAGCAAGGCATTCACCAACGATTTCCTCCCTCAAAAGGCGAAGTAA
- a CDS encoding DUF503 domain-containing protein, whose amino-acid sequence MFVGVCTLELYIFHAYSLKDKRQVIKSIIDRLKSRYNISVAEVGQNDVWNKSEIGISCVSNSKSQINEVFNKIVDFIDNDERVEITNMEMEIW is encoded by the coding sequence ATGTTTGTAGGCGTGTGTACATTGGAGCTTTATATTTTTCATGCATATTCTCTAAAGGACAAAAGGCAGGTCATAAAGAGCATAATAGACAGGCTAAAATCCAGATACAACATATCTGTCGCTGAGGTTGGACAAAATGACGTCTGGAATAAGTCTGAAATCGGCATTTCGTGCGTATCAAATTCCAAAAGCCAAATCAACGAGGTATTCAATAAAATAGTCGACTTCATAGATAATGATGAGAGGGTCGAAATTACAAATATGGAAATGGAGATTTGGTGA
- the trmL gene encoding tRNA (uridine(34)/cytosine(34)/5-carboxymethylaminomethyluridine(34)-2'-O)-methyltransferase TrmL has protein sequence MPLNIVLVEPEIPQNTGNIIRTCAVTGAKLHLVRPLGFVMNDKYLKRAGLDYWDMVDINYYDSFEELKVRFPGSSYHFATTKCQNRHSDVKYKDECFIVFGKETKGLPKELLEQNADECIRVPMLKDSKARSLNLSNSVAIVVYEALRQLGYPGLE, from the coding sequence ATGCCTTTAAATATAGTGCTTGTGGAGCCTGAAATTCCTCAAAACACAGGAAACATAATAAGAACATGCGCCGTAACAGGTGCAAAGCTGCATCTTGTGAGACCTCTTGGTTTTGTAATGAACGACAAGTACCTCAAAAGGGCCGGGCTTGATTATTGGGACATGGTGGATATAAATTACTATGACAGCTTTGAAGAGCTTAAGGTCAGATTTCCTGGTTCGTCATATCACTTTGCCACCACTAAATGCCAAAACAGGCATAGCGATGTCAAATACAAGGACGAGTGCTTTATTGTTTTTGGGAAGGAGACGAAAGGTCTTCCTAAGGAACTTTTGGAACAAAACGCAGATGAATGCATAAGGGTTCCCATGCTTAAAGATTCAAAGGCTAGATCACTGAATCTTTCAAACAGCGTGGCCATAGTCGTGTATGAAGCGCTAAGACAGCTGGGTTATCCTGGATTGGAATAA
- a CDS encoding TatD family hydrolase, with translation MFIDVHCHIDQYKNIDGLLNDDVKAVVGAAIDFESGEKLLSICRQNAGFYAALGIHPEYSGNFNQLEAVKRQIEENKDEIVAIGEIGLPYYSLEGMDEMEAKAVYKRALHVLDELLSLASRLQKPVVLHAIEATAYDALALLEKYRIESALFHWFEGEERALSRLIEKGYYVSVGPDVLCNKAYDDFVDKVPLENMVFESDGPWEYAGEVGVPAMVRSVARHISNKRGISLSRVESVAYENTCRLYKRFF, from the coding sequence ATGTTTATAGATGTCCATTGCCACATAGACCAATATAAGAATATCGATGGATTGCTAAATGATGATGTCAAAGCTGTAGTAGGGGCTGCAATCGATTTCGAATCGGGCGAGAAGCTGCTGAGCATCTGCAGACAAAATGCGGGTTTTTATGCGGCACTCGGCATACATCCTGAATACAGCGGAAACTTTAATCAGCTTGAAGCTGTCAAAAGACAGATAGAGGAGAACAAGGATGAAATAGTAGCAATAGGCGAGATAGGTCTGCCATACTACTCGCTAGAGGGAATGGACGAGATGGAGGCAAAGGCCGTTTACAAAAGAGCTCTCCATGTGCTTGATGAGCTCTTGAGCTTGGCGTCAAGGCTTCAAAAACCGGTTGTTCTCCATGCTATAGAAGCCACTGCATATGATGCGCTGGCACTGCTTGAAAAGTATCGCATCGAATCCGCTCTTTTCCACTGGTTTGAAGGCGAAGAAAGGGCGCTTTCAAGGCTGATTGAAAAGGGGTATTACGTGTCTGTAGGGCCTGATGTCCTTTGCAACAAAGCTTACGATGATTTCGTTGACAAGGTGCCGCTTGAGAACATGGTGTTTGAAAGCGATGGACCATGGGAATACGCGGGTGAAGTTGGAGTGCCCGCCATGGTCCGGTCAGTGGCAAGGCATATTTCAAATAAGAGGGGAATAAGCCTGAGTCGTGTGGAGAGTGTGGCATATGAAAACACCTGCAGACTATACAAGCGCTTTTTCTAA
- a CDS encoding thiamine-binding protein gives MAAVNVSLQVLPVVSEEDIYPVVDSVIDYIARTGVKYEVGPMETTMEGELDELLDIVKAAQQICIEKGASRVVSVVKIDYKAEGVTMNEKIGKYRK, from the coding sequence GTGGCAGCAGTAAATGTGAGTCTTCAGGTGCTTCCGGTTGTGAGCGAAGAGGACATATATCCGGTGGTAGACAGTGTAATAGATTACATTGCAAGGACTGGAGTTAAATATGAGGTTGGACCAATGGAAACAACAATGGAGGGCGAGCTGGACGAGCTTCTTGACATAGTAAAGGCGGCCCAGCAGATCTGCATTGAAAAAGGAGCCAGCAGAGTCGTGTCTGTGGTTAAGATAGACTATAAAGCAGAAGGTGTGACAATGAATGAAAAAATTGGCAAGTACAGGAAGTAA